In Massilia violaceinigra, one DNA window encodes the following:
- a CDS encoding methyl-accepting chemotaxis protein: MFPNVRIGSRLAIGFAIVLVLSILSTGYAMMAASENARATERMMAQPLTKERMISDWYVMTYSAVTRTSLIARSADDTLSTTFAVAIADSVKRSTELIRQIEPLLTSDEEKATMQAILAQRATYQAAKEKVMAAKKAGDGASTDLAFNGTFLPAASAYQNGIQAMLGMQRKTIDDTAVAIEKSNRRTISLLLLLGTLAVLTGAVCAFLITRSITGPLKAAVAVAGTVAGGDLTTEFGHAARDEIGDLMRALQAMNDSLTRVVSEVQSGTNAIAIGSTEIAAGNLDLSARTEQQASSLEETAASMEELTSTVRQNADNAHQANQLALAASQVARKGGAIVSQVVETMGSIEASSRKIVDIIGVIDGIAFQTNILALNAAVEAARAGEQGRGFAVVASEVRTLAQRSAGAAKEIKGLIGDSVAQVSNGTRLVQEAGTTIGEVVDSVARVTDIMSEITAASNEQRVGIDQVNEAIAQMDQVTQQNAALVEEAAAAAGSLEEQAARLADVAGGFKLAATSKGRPQRVAGKMPLKLAA, from the coding sequence ATGTTCCCCAATGTCCGCATCGGATCCCGCCTTGCGATCGGTTTCGCCATCGTGCTGGTTTTGTCCATCCTGTCCACGGGCTACGCCATGATGGCGGCGAGCGAGAACGCGCGCGCCACGGAACGCATGATGGCGCAGCCGCTGACCAAGGAACGCATGATCTCGGACTGGTACGTGATGACTTATTCGGCCGTCACCCGCACCTCGCTGATCGCCCGCAGTGCCGACGACACGCTCTCGACCACGTTCGCGGTAGCCATTGCGGACAGCGTCAAACGCAGCACGGAGCTGATCAGGCAGATCGAGCCGCTGCTCACCAGCGACGAAGAAAAGGCGACGATGCAGGCCATCCTGGCCCAGCGCGCCACTTACCAGGCGGCCAAGGAAAAAGTCATGGCCGCCAAAAAGGCCGGCGACGGCGCCAGCACCGACCTGGCCTTCAACGGCACCTTTCTTCCCGCCGCCAGCGCGTACCAGAACGGCATTCAGGCCATGCTGGGCATGCAGCGCAAGACCATCGACGACACCGCCGTCGCCATCGAAAAATCCAACCGCCGCACCATCAGCCTGCTCCTGCTGCTCGGCACCCTGGCGGTGCTGACCGGCGCCGTGTGCGCCTTCCTGATCACGCGCTCGATCACCGGCCCGCTCAAGGCCGCCGTGGCGGTGGCCGGCACCGTGGCCGGCGGCGACCTGACCACCGAGTTCGGTCACGCTGCGCGCGATGAAATCGGTGACCTGATGCGCGCCCTGCAGGCGATGAACGATTCGCTCACGCGCGTGGTTTCGGAAGTCCAGAGCGGCACCAATGCGATTGCCATCGGCTCGACCGAAATCGCCGCCGGCAACCTGGACCTGTCGGCCCGCACCGAGCAGCAAGCCAGCTCGCTCGAAGAAACCGCCGCCTCGATGGAAGAACTGACGTCCACCGTGCGCCAGAACGCCGACAACGCGCACCAGGCCAACCAGCTCGCGCTGGCCGCGTCGCAGGTGGCGCGCAAGGGCGGCGCGATCGTCAGCCAGGTGGTCGAAACGATGGGATCGATCGAAGCGTCGTCGCGCAAGATTGTCGACATCATCGGCGTGATCGACGGCATCGCGTTTCAGACCAATATCCTGGCGCTCAATGCCGCCGTGGAGGCGGCGCGCGCCGGCGAACAGGGACGCGGATTTGCCGTTGTCGCTTCCGAAGTGCGCACGCTGGCCCAGCGCTCGGCCGGCGCCGCCAAGGAAATCAAGGGCTTGATCGGCGACTCGGTGGCCCAGGTCAGCAACGGCACGCGCCTGGTGCAGGAAGCCGGCACCACGATTGGCGAAGTGGTCGACAGCGTGGCGCGCGTGACCGACATCATGTCCGAGATCACCGCCGCCAGTAACGAGCAGCGCGTGGGCATCGACCAGGTCAACGAAGCGATTGCGCAGATGGACCAGGTCACGCAGCAGAATGCGGCGCTGGTGGAAGAAGCGGCAGCGGCGGCCGGCAGCCTGGAAGAACAGGCGGCGCGGCTGGCGGATGTGGCGGGCGGGTTCAAGCTGGCGGCGACGTCGAAAGGCCGGCCGCAGAGAGTTGCGGGCAAAATGCCGCTGAAACTGGCGGCCTGA
- a CDS encoding response regulator, with amino-acid sequence MFSTQTLASRLLYTMLPWYLLLSVSMTLLQLGIQYVAVSRAIGSDLASLGRTVEPGAAQALWELDTARLTAVVRGVRQNAIVTGVRITNADGAELVGDGDRPALRASPTAPASHQYQHDKMPLRYVERDNKQRLIGYLELYANGDVLWDRLKPSFFVVLLNSVLGSTFLWLIVSWTISYRLSRSVTEVARGVAQWRAAPGESRAGDISYPYQDELGQLVGALNYSHAQLYDSMQQLKEINQNLEHSVAERTCQLQQAKDAAEAANLAKGQFLANMSHEIRTPMNAVLGMLYLALKTDPAPALQNYLGKAQSAALSLLGIINDILDFAKIEAGKLDIENIPFTLDGVLRQLTDAVAYQAEQKGVEFLIRYDPAMPAELVGDPLRLGQILLNLCGNAIKFTEQGEVELSFRAVASTDSDITIELAVRDTGIGMSPQVQRALFAKFTQADQSTTRRFGGTGLGLAISKELVELMGGRIWIAHSAPGEGSTLCFELTLARAAPGAPVPAALLDPVGPLLKGIRVLVVDDSESARDIMADMLRFLQLDVAVAANGVQALAALAASNDQPFDLVLMDWRMPGMNGDEVTRHLRADSRIAYVPKVVMVTAYGREDVFRLAQQAGVDGFLIKPVSPSTLLDSVLSVLGRKRILDNDELRRPPVRLRASGLSGARLLLAEDNDINREFASELLRSEGILVDEAVNGRQAVEMVRAGSYDGVLMDIQMPVMDGFEAARQIRAMAATADGERFGTLPIIAMTALAMAHDVVQSRAAGMNDHVTKPIAPERLMATLAHWVRLAPQRVVVGPPAPERAPLRFPPDLLALTSLDVREGVRRIGGKADAYRRQLLRFRDNYGDAAAQLKALLALPDHEPADAYCHSLLGVTGNLGATALFSRLGAISGKLKNGEPPAAADLESMQGLLAALLADIDGMAAANASANADADADAAASALPALPHASLMALLDQLASALDYDLGRAESLLAQLRASTVGTSAAAAIAEIASCADAFAIEQAVELAQALRLRLSQASHDHSMPPPYSDGALRQAQPGTHP; translated from the coding sequence ATGTTCAGCACGCAAACGCTTGCCAGCCGTCTTCTCTACACCATGCTGCCGTGGTACCTGTTGCTATCGGTGAGCATGACGCTGCTGCAGCTGGGGATCCAGTACGTGGCGGTCAGCCGTGCCATCGGCAGCGATCTGGCCTCTCTTGGACGCACCGTCGAACCGGGCGCCGCGCAAGCGCTGTGGGAGCTCGATACCGCCCGCCTGACGGCCGTGGTGCGCGGCGTGCGCCAGAACGCGATCGTCACCGGCGTGCGGATCACTAATGCGGACGGCGCAGAGCTGGTCGGCGACGGCGACCGTCCCGCCTTGCGCGCCAGTCCGACGGCCCCGGCATCGCACCAGTACCAGCACGACAAAATGCCCTTGCGCTACGTCGAACGCGACAACAAGCAGCGCTTGATCGGCTACCTCGAACTGTATGCCAACGGCGACGTGTTGTGGGATCGCCTCAAGCCGAGCTTCTTTGTCGTGCTGCTCAATTCTGTGCTCGGCAGCACTTTCTTGTGGCTTATCGTTTCCTGGACCATCAGCTATCGCCTGTCGCGCAGCGTGACCGAGGTGGCGCGCGGGGTCGCGCAATGGCGGGCCGCGCCGGGCGAGAGCCGGGCCGGGGACATCTCCTACCCCTACCAGGACGAACTGGGGCAGCTGGTCGGCGCGCTGAACTACAGCCATGCGCAGCTCTACGATTCGATGCAACAACTGAAGGAGATCAACCAGAACCTGGAACACAGCGTGGCCGAACGCACCTGCCAATTGCAGCAGGCCAAGGATGCCGCCGAGGCAGCCAACCTGGCAAAGGGGCAATTCCTGGCCAATATGAGCCATGAAATCCGTACCCCCATGAACGCGGTGCTGGGCATGCTGTACCTGGCCCTGAAAACCGACCCCGCGCCGGCGCTCCAGAATTACCTGGGCAAGGCGCAAAGCGCCGCGCTGTCGCTGCTGGGCATCATTAACGACATCCTCGACTTCGCCAAGATCGAGGCTGGCAAGCTCGACATTGAAAACATCCCGTTTACCCTCGACGGCGTCCTGCGCCAACTGACCGACGCGGTCGCATACCAGGCCGAGCAGAAGGGGGTGGAATTCCTGATCCGTTACGACCCGGCCATGCCGGCCGAGCTGGTCGGCGACCCCTTGCGTCTCGGCCAGATCCTGCTGAACCTGTGCGGCAACGCGATCAAGTTTACCGAGCAGGGAGAGGTCGAACTGAGCTTTCGCGCGGTCGCCAGCACCGACAGCGACATCACCATCGAGCTGGCGGTGCGCGACACCGGCATCGGCATGTCGCCGCAGGTGCAGCGCGCACTGTTCGCCAAGTTCACCCAGGCCGACCAGAGTACCACGCGGCGTTTCGGCGGCACCGGACTGGGCTTGGCCATCAGCAAGGAACTGGTCGAACTGATGGGCGGGCGCATCTGGATTGCGCACTCGGCGCCGGGCGAGGGCAGCACCTTGTGCTTCGAGCTCACCCTGGCGCGCGCCGCCCCCGGTGCGCCGGTGCCGGCGGCGCTGCTCGATCCGGTCGGCCCCTTGCTCAAGGGAATCCGGGTGCTGGTGGTCGACGACAGCGAATCCGCGCGCGACATCATGGCCGACATGCTGCGCTTCCTGCAGCTCGACGTGGCGGTGGCCGCCAACGGGGTGCAGGCACTGGCCGCGCTGGCCGCCTCCAACGATCAGCCGTTCGATCTGGTGCTGATGGATTGGCGCATGCCCGGCATGAACGGCGACGAAGTGACGCGCCATCTGCGCGCCGACAGCCGCATCGCCTACGTGCCCAAGGTGGTCATGGTCACCGCCTATGGCCGCGAAGATGTGTTCCGGCTGGCGCAGCAAGCCGGCGTGGATGGTTTTCTGATCAAGCCCGTCTCGCCGTCGACCTTGCTCGATTCCGTGCTCTCGGTGCTGGGCCGCAAACGCATTCTGGACAATGACGAGCTGCGCCGCCCGCCCGTGCGCCTGCGCGCCTCGGGCTTGTCGGGCGCGCGCCTGTTGCTGGCCGAGGACAATGACATCAACCGCGAATTCGCCAGCGAACTGCTGCGCAGCGAGGGCATCCTGGTGGACGAGGCGGTCAATGGCCGGCAAGCCGTCGAGATGGTGCGCGCAGGGAGTTACGACGGCGTGCTGATGGATATCCAGATGCCCGTGATGGATGGATTCGAAGCGGCGCGCCAGATCCGCGCCATGGCCGCCACGGCCGATGGCGAGCGCTTCGGCACGCTGCCCATCATCGCCATGACCGCCCTGGCGATGGCCCACGATGTGGTGCAGAGCCGCGCCGCCGGCATGAACGACCATGTGACCAAGCCGATCGCGCCCGAGCGCCTGATGGCCACCCTGGCGCATTGGGTCCGGCTGGCACCGCAGCGCGTCGTGGTGGGCCCGCCGGCGCCGGAACGGGCACCGCTGCGCTTTCCTCCCGATCTGCTCGCGCTCACCAGCCTTGATGTGCGCGAAGGCGTGCGCCGGATCGGTGGCAAGGCCGATGCCTACCGCCGGCAATTGCTGCGCTTTCGCGACAACTACGGCGACGCCGCCGCGCAACTGAAGGCCTTGCTGGCGCTACCCGATCATGAACCCGCCGACGCTTACTGCCACAGCCTGCTCGGCGTGACCGGCAATCTGGGCGCCACCGCCTTGTTTTCCCGGCTGGGCGCGATCAGCGGCAAACTCAAGAACGGCGAGCCGCCCGCCGCGGCCGACCTGGAATCGATGCAGGGCTTGCTTGCCGCGCTGCTCGCCGACATCGACGGCATGGCCGCCGCGAATGCGAGCGCGAACGCGGACGCGGACGCGGACGCCGCCGCATCCGCCTTGCCGGCCTTGCCGCATGCCTCCCTGATGGCCTTGCTCGACCAGCTGGCAAGCGCGCTCGACTACGATCTGGGGCGGGCCGAATCCTTGCTGGCGCAATTGCGCGCGAGCACGGTCGGCACCAGCGCCGCCGCCGCGATTGCCGAGATCGCCAGCTGTGCCGACGCCTTTGCGATCGAACAGGCGGTGGAACTGGCCCAGGCCCTGCGCCTGCGGCTGAGCCAGGCCAGCCACGACCATTCCATGCCGCCGCCGTACAGCGACGGCGCCCTCCGACAGGCGCAACCCGGAACCCATCCATGA
- a CDS encoding GGDEF/EAL domain-containing response regulator, whose translation MNRFSRHRPRILIVDDVHENLHLLMNILSATHTMTAATSGEKALELARRSPQPELILLDIKMPGMDGYTVLSRLKSDPATTHIPVIFVTALDDAADVAGGLELGVADYITKPVDPELLLLRVSTQLTLQRYREDAGLFDSELSADPASAPTLLLVDDVPQNLHGLLEALRDDYRIMIAGSGAKALDLVQGTAPPDLILLDIMMPGMGGLEVCQHIKSLPEHSRIPVIFVTVADRAHDKLKGFELGAADYITKPFDIEEVRARVRTHLELSRLRRHLERVVAQRTALLQKSEEKYRILADYSPNWEYWLGPDGSYLYVSPACSAVSGYAPADFFADPALMEKIIDPADLAGWAEFGSACGMDEIAPFVCRIRALDGSERWVEHVAKRVLDAEGTPRGWRGSYANITQRRQAEQQLDFVTHRDPLTGLSNRALFAELLVHAVKQARHAQSVFALLFINLDNFMTINESLGHSAGDRLLTEVAMRLRALLPGVDAIARVGGDEFNIVLEHEANAPGVDLVAQRIIDALSLPYQLDGTSAYVGASVGIALYPADGGDVGTLQSSAAAALHQAKAKGPGALRFFSPEMSSRARDRLGLEADLRGALERREFSLHYQPQVDLRSGELIGLEALIRWTHPVRGNVAPAAFIPLAEECGLIVDLGDWVLKTACHQIRRWSDAGLAPRHTAVNISAVQLSSGRLLDSVKRALDAAGIAPEQLELEITESFVMLERELSFQSLADLRALGVRLSIDDFGTGYSSLAYLQQLKVHKLKIDMSFVRDMMNNSGNAAIVRAVIALGQSLGLEVIAEGVEEAGQARYLRDLGCDVMQGYLFSRPLVGEDTGALLADFTTRHFTF comes from the coding sequence ATGAACCGATTCAGCCGACACCGCCCGCGTATTCTGATCGTCGACGACGTGCACGAAAATCTGCATCTCCTGATGAATATCCTGAGCGCGACCCACACGATGACGGCCGCCACCTCGGGCGAAAAGGCGCTCGAGCTGGCACGCCGCAGCCCGCAGCCGGAATTGATTTTGCTCGACATCAAAATGCCGGGCATGGATGGCTACACCGTCCTGTCGCGCCTGAAATCGGACCCGGCCACGACCCATATTCCCGTCATCTTCGTCACCGCCCTGGACGACGCGGCCGACGTCGCCGGCGGGCTGGAACTGGGCGTGGCCGACTACATCACCAAGCCGGTCGATCCGGAATTGCTGCTGCTGCGCGTGAGTACCCAGCTGACCTTGCAACGCTATCGCGAGGACGCCGGCCTGTTCGACAGCGAGCTCAGCGCCGACCCGGCCAGCGCGCCGACCCTGCTGCTGGTCGACGACGTGCCCCAGAACCTGCACGGGCTGCTCGAAGCATTGCGCGACGATTACCGCATCATGATCGCCGGTTCGGGCGCCAAGGCGCTCGACCTGGTGCAGGGCACGGCGCCGCCCGACCTGATTTTGCTGGACATTATGATGCCCGGCATGGGCGGCCTCGAGGTATGCCAGCACATCAAGTCGCTGCCCGAGCACAGCCGCATTCCGGTCATTTTCGTCACGGTGGCCGACCGGGCCCACGACAAGCTCAAGGGCTTCGAGCTGGGCGCGGCCGACTACATCACCAAACCGTTCGACATCGAGGAAGTGCGTGCGCGGGTGCGCACCCACCTTGAGCTGAGCCGCCTGCGGCGCCACCTCGAACGCGTGGTCGCCCAGCGTACCGCCCTGCTCCAGAAGAGCGAGGAGAAATACCGCATCCTGGCCGACTACTCGCCGAACTGGGAATACTGGCTGGGGCCGGATGGCAGCTACCTGTACGTCTCGCCCGCCTGCAGCGCGGTGTCGGGCTATGCGCCGGCCGACTTCTTTGCCGACCCGGCCTTGATGGAAAAGATCATCGATCCGGCCGATCTTGCGGGCTGGGCCGAGTTCGGGTCGGCCTGCGGCATGGACGAGATCGCACCGTTCGTCTGCCGCATCCGCGCCCTGGACGGCAGCGAGCGCTGGGTCGAGCATGTGGCCAAGCGGGTGCTCGACGCCGAGGGCACGCCGCGCGGCTGGCGCGGTTCGTATGCGAATATCACCCAAAGGCGGCAGGCCGAACAACAGCTCGATTTCGTCACCCACCGCGACCCCCTGACCGGCTTGTCCAACCGCGCCTTGTTCGCCGAATTGCTGGTGCACGCCGTGAAGCAGGCCAGGCATGCGCAATCGGTGTTTGCGCTGCTGTTCATCAACCTCGACAACTTCATGACGATCAATGAAAGTCTCGGACACAGTGCCGGCGACCGCTTGCTGACCGAGGTGGCCATGCGCCTGCGCGCGCTGTTGCCCGGGGTGGACGCGATCGCGCGCGTGGGCGGCGACGAATTCAATATCGTCCTCGAGCACGAGGCGAACGCGCCCGGCGTCGACCTGGTCGCGCAGCGCATCATCGATGCCCTGTCCCTGCCATACCAGCTGGACGGTACCAGCGCGTATGTCGGCGCCAGCGTCGGCATCGCGCTGTATCCGGCCGACGGCGGCGATGTGGGGACCTTGCAAAGCAGCGCGGCCGCGGCCCTGCATCAGGCCAAGGCCAAGGGACCCGGCGCCTTGCGCTTTTTCTCGCCGGAGATGAGCAGCCGCGCCAGGGACAGGCTGGGACTGGAGGCGGACTTGCGCGGCGCGCTCGAACGGCGCGAGTTTTCGCTGCACTACCAGCCCCAGGTGGACCTGCGCAGCGGCGAACTGATCGGCTTGGAAGCGCTGATCCGCTGGACCCATCCGGTGCGCGGCAATGTGGCGCCGGCCGCGTTTATCCCGCTGGCCGAGGAGTGCGGCCTGATCGTCGACCTGGGCGACTGGGTCTTGAAAACGGCGTGCCACCAGATCCGGCGCTGGAGCGACGCCGGCCTGGCGCCGCGCCACACAGCGGTGAATATCTCGGCGGTGCAGCTCAGCAGCGGGCGCTTGCTCGATTCGGTCAAGCGCGCGCTCGACGCCGCCGGCATCGCCCCGGAACAGCTGGAACTCGAAATCACCGAAAGCTTCGTGATGCTCGAGCGCGAGCTATCGTTCCAGTCGCTGGCCGACTTGCGCGCACTCGGGGTGCGCCTGTCGATCGACGATTTCGGCACCGGCTACTCGTCGCTTGCCTATCTGCAGCAGCTCAAGGTCCACAAGCTCAAGATCGACATGTCCTTCGTGCGCGACATGATGAACAACAGCGGCAACGCGGCCATCGTGCGGGCCGTGATCGCGCTCGGGCAGAGCCTGGGACTGGAAGTGATCGCCGAGGGCGTCGAAGAGGCCGGACAGGCGCGCTACCTGCGCGACCTGGGCTGCGACGTGATGCAGGGCTATCTGTTCAGCCGGCCGCTGGTGGGCGAGGACACCGGCGCATTGCTGGCCGATTTCACTACACGGCACTTTACTTTTTAG
- a CDS encoding substrate-binding periplasmic protein: MSLSITLLKSSLLALCMAIAAGAAHARIKVIVATDSWGKLMYLDSKKVPRGDLADFVNRMNTVQNKFHFELVIYPRLRLDRIFLDKQADVYPLRTIAWTRPEHGLLPTKTIFTSGDIYFARSANRFGGHQVFDELTTKTVAGVRGYHYQLFNNNPDETYIRKNFNAYLIDSNEGVIRFVLADRADVGIVPEVVMAHYLKDPKVREQVIVADYYDSQVELSHLVRKDGPISVEQMNAIVDLLIASGDVKKLKAKLRIQTYSSPKK; encoded by the coding sequence GTGAGCCTCTCCATCACGCTGCTGAAGTCTTCCCTGCTGGCCTTGTGCATGGCAATCGCCGCCGGGGCCGCGCATGCGCGCATCAAGGTGATCGTCGCCACCGACTCGTGGGGAAAGCTCATGTACCTGGACAGCAAGAAGGTGCCCAGGGGCGACCTGGCCGATTTCGTCAACAGGATGAACACGGTGCAGAACAAGTTTCATTTCGAACTGGTCATCTACCCGCGCCTGCGCCTCGACCGCATCTTCCTCGACAAGCAGGCCGACGTGTATCCCCTGCGCACCATCGCGTGGACCAGGCCGGAACACGGCTTGCTGCCGACCAAGACCATCTTCACCAGCGGCGATATCTATTTCGCGCGCAGCGCCAACCGCTTCGGCGGGCACCAGGTGTTCGACGAGTTGACGACAAAAACCGTGGCCGGGGTGCGCGGCTACCATTACCAGCTGTTCAACAACAACCCTGACGAAACGTATATCAGGAAAAACTTCAACGCCTATCTCATCGACTCCAACGAAGGCGTCATCCGCTTCGTGCTGGCCGATCGCGCCGATGTCGGCATCGTGCCCGAAGTCGTCATGGCGCATTACCTGAAAGACCCCAAGGTGCGCGAGCAAGTGATCGTGGCCGATTACTACGACTCGCAGGTCGAACTGTCCCACCTGGTCAGGAAAGATGGCCCCATTTCCGTGGAACAAATGAACGCCATCGTCGACCTGTTGATCGCGTCGGGCGATGTGAAAAAACTCAAGGCCAAACTGCGCATTCAGACGTACAGTTCGCCTAAAAAGTAA